In the Flavobacterium acetivorans genome, one interval contains:
- a CDS encoding IS3 family transposase, whose product MNYIYEKHKCSKAKIIKMVGIVTSSYYRQRSFGKKGNHPTVATFHQKNGFVSQSVVVKSIKDILKHEFIDCGYRLMTKYLNRDGYLINHKKLYRIIKEEGLLKLENRINRSGSGRKFVKFRKVYTSRPLQCLEMDIKMVWVPNVGKNAYLLSIIDVHTRRILKDYFSFNIKQNHVIDLLSTLFDEYNYPESVVIRSDNGSQFIAKSVREYLGLIGVQQEFTHVATPEENAHIEAYHGILKKEVFSRFDYRTFGAIQQILKRFVSFYNNERLHGLLGRITPMEKWNLDKHLIIMKKLTA is encoded by the coding sequence GTGAACTATATTTATGAAAAGCATAAGTGTAGCAAGGCTAAAATCATAAAGATGGTAGGTATCGTTACTAGTAGCTATTATAGACAACGTAGTTTTGGAAAGAAAGGTAATCATCCGACGGTAGCGACCTTTCATCAAAAAAATGGTTTTGTAAGCCAATCAGTTGTTGTAAAGTCTATTAAAGATATTTTAAAACACGAATTTATAGATTGTGGTTATCGGTTGATGACCAAATATCTAAATAGAGATGGCTACCTAATAAATCATAAAAAACTATACCGAATTATTAAAGAAGAAGGTCTTTTAAAACTCGAGAATAGAATTAATAGAAGTGGTTCTGGACGTAAGTTTGTGAAATTTAGGAAGGTTTATACTTCCAGACCATTGCAATGTTTAGAAATGGATATTAAAATGGTGTGGGTACCAAATGTTGGTAAAAACGCTTATTTGCTATCTATAATTGATGTTCATACACGAAGAATTTTAAAGGATTATTTTTCTTTCAATATAAAGCAAAATCATGTTATAGACTTACTCTCGACACTCTTTGACGAATATAATTATCCTGAAAGTGTAGTTATTAGGAGTGATAATGGTAGTCAATTTATAGCTAAAAGTGTCCGCGAGTATTTAGGCTTAATAGGTGTGCAGCAAGAATTTACACACGTTGCAACACCTGAAGAAAATGCTCATATAGAAGCCTATCATGGCATCTTGAAGAAGGAAGTATTTTCCAGATTCGACTATCGCACTTTTGGAGCGATCCAACAGATATTGAAAAGATTTGTGTCGTTTTACAACAATGAACGACTTCACGGACTCTTAGGAAGAATTACTCCTATGGAGAAATGGAACTTAGATAAACATCTAATAATAATGAAAAAATTAACCGCGTAA